One segment of Clostridia bacterium DNA contains the following:
- a CDS encoding MBL fold metallo-hydrolase → MSFNICVLASGSKGNATFIATDKTKILLDAGISCRSIESKLKSIGQKPQDLDAVLITHCHSDHIAGIRTLVNKYNLTVYTYFQNYRHLSSAIGSGKNIVELNGNDFFINEVTVSPFELSHDVHCYGYSLYSAGKKITVMTDVGKITEEVKRCASDSNILMIESNHDVQKLMSNQRYSAVLKKRILSDKGHLSNELCAQTLQELITQGGRQVILAHLSQENNTPELAYTITAKALKNCDITVGKDVKLCVALQDKISEILTAV, encoded by the coding sequence ATGTCTTTTAATATATGCGTATTGGCAAGTGGAAGTAAAGGAAACGCTACTTTTATTGCAACAGATAAAACCAAAATTTTGCTTGACGCAGGAATAAGCTGTCGTTCAATCGAAAGCAAACTAAAAAGCATAGGGCAAAAGCCGCAAGATCTTGATGCAGTGCTGATTACACACTGTCATTCTGATCATATAGCGGGAATAAGAACACTGGTTAACAAATATAATTTGACTGTCTATACATATTTTCAAAATTACAGACATTTATCTTCAGCTATAGGCAGCGGAAAAAATATCGTGGAACTTAACGGCAATGATTTTTTTATCAACGAAGTAACTGTTTCGCCTTTTGAGTTAAGCCATGATGTGCATTGCTATGGATACAGTCTGTATAGTGCAGGCAAGAAAATTACAGTAATGACCGATGTGGGTAAAATTACTGAGGAAGTCAAGAGATGTGCAAGCGATAGCAATATCTTGATGATAGAATCCAATCATGATGTGCAAAAGCTGATGTCTAATCAAAGATATTCAGCAGTCTTAAAGAAAAGAATATTATCGGATAAAGGGCATTTGTCCAATGAGTTATGTGCCCAAACTTTGCAAGAGCTTATCACGCAAGGAGGCAGACAGGTTATTTTGGCGCATTTGTCACAAGAGAACAATACTCCGGAATTAGCATACACAATTACAGCAAAAGCCTTAAAAAACTGTGATATAACAGTAGGAAAGGATGTAAAGCTGTGTGTTGCTTTGCAGGACAAAATAAGTGAAATACTTACAGCTGTTTAA
- a CDS encoding fumarate hydratase gives MKQIDANTILNAVKDMITDSVLHVEDEVCQRLTQMYEDNEPAKWALDQIIKNNNYAKEHKIPPCQDTGLAVFFLEIGQDVHITGGYIEDILNEAVRQSYTQNYFRKSTLDPLTRINYNDNTPAIINTRIVKGDNLTIHFLAKGAGSENMSALYMLTPSKGYNGIIDSVVDCVNKAGANPCPPIIIGVGVGGDMEKACQMAKHALLRPTGTPSSDMEVAKLEQDILTAVNKLNIGIQGFGGKNTAISVSVEKYATHIGMLPVAVNIQCHSVRHGRVIL, from the coding sequence ATGAAACAAATCGATGCAAATACCATATTAAATGCTGTAAAAGATATGATTACAGACAGTGTTCTTCATGTAGAAGACGAAGTTTGCCAAAGACTAACACAAATGTATGAGGATAACGAGCCTGCAAAGTGGGCATTAGACCAAATAATTAAAAACAACAATTACGCCAAAGAACACAAAATCCCGCCCTGCCAAGATACAGGTCTTGCGGTTTTTTTCTTAGAAATCGGGCAAGATGTTCATATAACAGGCGGATATATTGAAGATATATTAAATGAGGCTGTTAGGCAAAGCTATACACAAAATTATTTCAGAAAATCTACTCTTGATCCCCTTACGCGAATCAATTATAACGATAACACCCCAGCCATTATCAATACACGCATAGTAAAAGGCGATAATCTAACAATACATTTTCTAGCAAAAGGCGCCGGCAGCGAAAATATGAGCGCATTATATATGCTGACTCCGTCCAAAGGCTACAACGGAATTATTGACAGCGTAGTTGATTGCGTCAATAAAGCAGGAGCTAATCCTTGTCCGCCTATTATAATAGGTGTAGGCGTTGGCGGAGATATGGAAAAAGCATGCCAAATGGCAAAGCATGCGCTTCTTCGCCCTACTGGTACTCCTTCTTCTGATATGGAAGTAGCCAAGCTTGAGCAGGATATTTTAACAGCAGTCAATAAGCTTAATATAGGTATTCAAGGGTTTGGTGGCAAAAACACTGCTATCAGCGTTTCGGTAGAAAAATATGCCACACATATAGGCATGCTGCCTGTTGCAGTCAATATTCAATGCCATAGTGTTAGACACGGTAGAGTAATATTATAA
- a CDS encoding Fe-S-containing hydro-lyase, producing the protein MVTKHINLPINENELIDLNAGELVILSGIIYTARDAAHKRITQAILNNQEPPFEIKNSAIYYTGPTPAPPGEIIGSCGPTSSSRMDDYTPLLLDNGLKIMIGKGKRSNAVVDSMKKNKAVYLCAVGGAAAIIKQYIISSALIAYEDLGTEAVRKLEVKDLPLIVCIDSKGNSLFDC; encoded by the coding sequence ATGGTAACAAAGCATATAAACTTACCCATAAATGAAAATGAGCTTATTGATTTAAATGCAGGCGAATTAGTTATTTTGAGCGGAATTATATACACCGCAAGAGATGCCGCGCACAAACGCATAACACAAGCTATACTAAATAATCAGGAACCGCCTTTTGAAATAAAAAATTCAGCAATATATTATACAGGTCCTACTCCCGCCCCGCCTGGTGAAATAATAGGTTCATGCGGACCGACTTCATCTTCTAGAATGGATGACTATACCCCGCTACTGTTAGATAACGGACTGAAAATCATGATAGGCAAGGGTAAACGTTCAAATGCCGTGGTTGACAGTATGAAAAAGAACAAAGCCGTTTATTTGTGTGCAGTAGGCGGTGCTGCTGCTATTATAAAGCAATACATAATTTCATCTGCACTTATAGCCTATGAAGACTTAGGAACAGAAGCAGTAAGAAAACTTGAAGTAAAGGATTTGCCGCTCATTGTTTGCATAGATTCAAAAGGCAATTCACTGTTTGACTGCTAA